A portion of the Etheostoma cragini isolate CJK2018 chromosome 13, CSU_Ecrag_1.0, whole genome shotgun sequence genome contains these proteins:
- the LOC117955266 gene encoding myb/SANT-like DNA-binding domain-containing protein 2 gives MAASSTAEHSPEISTPLKIPKTEVPSPESEDLSDSNQYHSNPSTPNRFSPLNVGSGTAGRTAASSSSNSFTACRGMSWTPSETNALIAVWGNERLTEARMQQLEVAGTVFSGKAPGPAMYERVSRALSELGYERTPSQCRERMKTLRRCYSRVKEHGIGKRKSSYTIEQLEKVFGQGGWDSQSCAPVLINSSGLYQEMESDGSTLEDFSQEDWCNQVLDSAFQEGDMETEETQVPKNRSLQIQIELTEQIQKRDMMQTVTRILESVQLQWEPFQTWTEFSRLHLSNKLAIFGVGYNTRWREDVRYHYAEISSQVPLGKRLREYFNPEKPEGRIIMTKVQKMNWKNVYYKFLDITISEARCLELHMEVDWIPVSQSRAASGSKGTSHYLLPGNIPKAYGLYAIGYEAVSSFHDADHFFPQGDGEDHSSLQCSENGEQSQADGEGAERCDRTGAKVTYCYLGIAEDRTIQQGLFQHFQGYGKHHVHHGVPSAITRFLQENCHGNVTHVQNGDGGEDSSQRFAIYIKYIEVELDFLSAGSLLECLETAAGYSLKYNNKEAS, from the exons ATGGCGGCGTCCAGTACCGCGGAGCATTCTCCAGAGATATCGACGCCGTTAAAGATACCCAAAACCGAGGTGCCATCCCCCGAGTCGGAAGATTTGAGTGACAGTAATCAATATCATTCCAATCCCTCGACACCCAACCGCTTCTCGCCTTTGAACGTGGGCTCAGGGACGGCAGGCCGGACGGCGGCCTCATCCTCCTCCAACAGCTTCACGGCTTGCCGAGGGATGTCGTGGACCCCTTCGGAGACAAACGCCCTCATTGCGGTGTGGGGCAACGAGAGGCTGACGGAGGCGAGGATGCAGCAGCTGGAGGTCGCAGGCACCGTCTTCTCCGGTAAGGCCCCCGGCCCTGCCATGTACGAGCGGGTGTCCAGAGCCCTGTCGGAGCTGGGATATGAGAGGACCCCGTCCCAGTGCAGGGAGAGGATGAAG ACGCTGCGGCGCTGCTACAGCCGCGTGAAGGAGCACGGCATCGGCAAACGGAAGAGCAGCTACACTATAGAGCAGCTGGAGAAGGTGTTTGGTCAGGGCGGCTGGGACTCCCAGAGTTGTGCCCCGGTGCTGATCAACAGCAGCGGGCTGTACCAGGAGATGGAGTCTGATGGCAGCACCCTGGAAGACTTCTCCCAGGAGGACTGGTGCAACCAGGTGCTGGACTCAGCCTTCCAGGAGGGAGACATGGAGACTG AAGAAACCCAGGTGCCTAAAAACAGAAGTCTACAGATTCAAATAGAGCTGACAGAACAAATCCA AAAAAGGGACATGATGCAGACTGTGACGCGTATCCTTGAGTCGGTGCAACTGCAATGGGAGCCCTTCCAGACATGGACTGAGTTCTCCCGGCTGCACCTCTCCAACAAACTGGCCATCTTTGGCGTGGGCTACAACACGCGCTGGCGCGAGGACGTGCGCTACCACTACGCCGAAATCAGCTCGCAGGTGCCGCTGGGCAAGAGGCTCCGCGAGTACTTCAACCCCGAGAAGCCAGAGGGCCGCATCATCATGACCAAAGTTCAGAAGATGAACTGGAAGAACGTCTACTACAAGTTCTTGGACATTACCATCAGTGAGGCGCGCTGCCTGGAGCTGCACATGGAGGTGGACTGGATCCCTGTGTCCCAGTCCAGGGCAGCCAGCGGCAGCAAGGGCACATCCCACTACCTCCTCCCTGGGAACATCCCCAAGGCGTATGGACTCTACGCTATTGGCTACGAGGCAGTGTCCTCCTTTCACGACGCGGATCACTTCTTTCCCCAGGGGGATGGTGAAGACCACAGTTCACTTCAGTGCTCAGAGAACGGGGAACAGAGTCAGGCTGATGGAGAAGGGGCAGAGAGATGTGACAGGACTGGGGCTAAAGTCACGTACTGCTACCTAGGCATAGCTGAGGACAGGACCATACAGCAGGGTCTCTTCCAGCACTTCCAGGGCTACGGCAAACACCACGTCCACCACGGGGTACCCTCGGCCATCACGCGTTTCCTGCAGGAGAACTGCCACGGCAACGTCACACATGTCCAGAATGGGGATGGAGGTGAGGACTCATCTCAGCGATTTGctatttacataaaatacattgaGGTGGAGCTGGACTTCCTCTCAGCAGGCTCCCTGTTGGAGTGCCTCGAAACTGCTGCAGGTTATTCCttgaaatacaacaacaaagaagCGTCGTAA